Proteins encoded within one genomic window of Kibdelosporangium phytohabitans:
- a CDS encoding amidohydrolase family protein: MHVPRLSALKPAWLEWAAGFSRDYPWRDAYDSVGDPVPARIDALLESEGVDRALLFCEYSPRATGIQAIEDLLPIRDHNPDRFRLVANVNPHVHHPIRSEVERQLDLGAVALRIHPVHGGFPPDDPQLRAAYAVCAERGVPVVIHSGVSVFPGSQSTYGDPELMLDVVEEFGTPNFVFAHGGRGWWYDTAAFLALAKPNVWLDLAGLPPRKLPEYYARFDLARLATRWMFGTDWPGVPGVARNARAVASLGLPDDIIDRVLSGNATKVFPGL, encoded by the coding sequence ATGCACGTGCCCCGCCTGTCCGCGCTGAAACCGGCGTGGCTGGAGTGGGCGGCCGGGTTCTCCCGCGACTACCCGTGGCGGGACGCGTACGACTCCGTCGGCGATCCCGTTCCCGCGCGGATCGACGCCCTGCTGGAGTCCGAAGGTGTCGACCGCGCACTGCTGTTCTGCGAGTACAGTCCCCGGGCCACCGGGATACAGGCGATCGAGGACCTGCTGCCGATCAGGGACCACAACCCGGACAGGTTCCGCCTGGTGGCCAACGTCAACCCGCACGTGCACCATCCAATCAGGTCCGAAGTGGAGCGTCAGCTGGACCTCGGCGCGGTGGCGTTGAGGATCCACCCGGTGCACGGGGGTTTCCCGCCCGACGACCCGCAGCTGCGCGCCGCGTACGCGGTGTGCGCCGAGCGGGGCGTGCCGGTGGTCATCCACTCGGGAGTGTCGGTCTTTCCCGGATCCCAGTCGACATACGGCGATCCGGAACTGATGCTGGACGTGGTCGAGGAGTTCGGAACGCCGAACTTCGTGTTCGCGCACGGCGGGCGCGGCTGGTGGTACGACACCGCCGCGTTCCTCGCCCTGGCCAAACCCAACGTGTGGCTCGACCTCGCGGGTCTGCCACCCCGCAAACTCCCCGAGTACTACGCGCGTTTCGACCTCGCCAGACTCGCCACCAGATGGATGTTCGGCACAGACTGGCCAGGCGTGCCGGGCGTCGCCCGCAACGCGCGGGCCGTCGCCTCGCTGGGACTGCCCGATGACATCATCGACCGCGTTTTGTCCGGCAACGCCACGAAAGTCTTCCCCGGCCTGTAG
- a CDS encoding gamma-glutamylcyclotransferase, which yields MALMFLNGGAMRGGPLHHLLDGSPLICSTRTASKYRFYSVGDVCPALHPVSHGGAAVAGELYDIPLDVLRDKLLPAEPPVLELGVVELADGSSSFAMLLRRGYAGALTDITDHGDWQLYRTKKRTHA from the coding sequence ATGGCGCTCATGTTCCTCAACGGCGGCGCGATGCGCGGCGGCCCGCTGCACCACCTGCTCGACGGGTCACCGCTCATCTGCTCGACCAGGACGGCGTCGAAATACCGGTTCTACTCGGTCGGCGACGTCTGCCCGGCGCTGCACCCGGTGTCGCACGGCGGCGCGGCGGTCGCGGGCGAGCTCTACGACATACCGCTGGATGTGTTGCGGGACAAGCTTCTGCCGGCCGAACCGCCGGTGCTGGAGCTCGGTGTCGTCGAACTGGCCGACGGCAGCAGCTCGTTCGCGATGCTGCTGCGCCGGGGATACGCCGGGGCGCTGACCGACATCACCGACCACGGCGACTGGCAGTTGTACCGGACCAAGAAGAGGACCCATGCCTGA
- the alc gene encoding allantoicase — MPDHDLAAHGTVMAASDEFFADKENLLNPAPATFQPHTFTPKGQQYDGWETRRRFGRADGHDWVMVRLGTAGLVRSVNVDTAHFLGNYPESCWLEATCADGYPGPADLASAHWFPLVASSPLKGGSDNLFDVDVPWRVTHVRLHIVPDGGVARLRVFGEAVPDPRDLEDIPFDLVAALNGGTVVDCSDGFFSPPSNMLQPGESRFMADGWETARRRAPAHDWASIRLASPAVPVVAEISTRHYRGNSPDRIALSGSADGRSWFPLLAETPVQPDTLHRFRITTPHEASYVRLDSHPDGGIARFRLYGKPTSLDDLIARWRATTPMIP, encoded by the coding sequence ATGCCTGACCACGATCTCGCCGCGCACGGCACGGTGATGGCGGCGAGCGACGAGTTCTTCGCGGACAAGGAGAACCTGCTGAACCCGGCGCCTGCCACCTTCCAGCCACACACCTTCACCCCCAAGGGCCAGCAGTACGACGGCTGGGAGACGCGGCGCCGCTTCGGCCGCGCCGACGGCCACGACTGGGTCATGGTCAGGCTCGGAACCGCCGGGCTCGTGCGGTCGGTCAACGTGGACACCGCGCACTTCCTCGGCAACTACCCGGAATCCTGCTGGCTCGAAGCGACATGCGCCGACGGCTACCCCGGCCCGGCCGACCTGGCCTCGGCGCACTGGTTCCCGCTGGTGGCGTCGTCGCCGTTGAAAGGCGGTTCGGACAACCTGTTCGATGTGGACGTTCCATGGCGGGTCACGCACGTGCGGTTGCACATCGTCCCCGACGGCGGCGTGGCCAGGCTGCGCGTGTTCGGTGAGGCGGTGCCGGATCCACGCGACCTGGAGGACATCCCGTTCGACCTGGTGGCCGCTCTGAACGGTGGCACAGTCGTCGACTGCAGCGACGGGTTCTTCTCGCCGCCGTCGAACATGTTGCAGCCCGGTGAGTCCCGGTTCATGGCCGACGGATGGGAAACCGCGCGGCGCCGTGCTCCCGCGCACGACTGGGCGAGCATCAGGCTCGCCAGCCCCGCCGTGCCGGTCGTGGCCGAGATCTCCACGAGGCACTACCGCGGCAACTCGCCCGACCGGATCGCGTTGTCCGGCTCGGCCGACGGCAGGTCGTGGTTCCCTTTGCTGGCCGAGACGCCGGTCCAACCGGACACCCTGCACCGGTTCCGGATCACGACACCCCACGAGGCGTCGTACGTCCGGCTGGACAGCCATCCCGACGGCGGCATCGCCCGGTTCCGCCTGTACGGCAAACCCACGTCGCTGGACGACCTGATCGCACGATGGCGAGCCACCACACCGATGATCCCATGA
- a CDS encoding ABC transporter ATP-binding protein produces the protein MSPLLEVHDLRSGYAGSTVLDGVDLSLTAGSALGLLGRNGAGKSTLIMTLMGLASTTSGTVTLDGAPLPTRPHRITRTGVALVPQGRRIWPPLTVGEHLKLATRHAHAGIWTRKAVLGLLPRLAERLRQPAGSLSGGEQQMLAIARALQTNPRLVLLDEPSDGLAPAVIESIVDAIGRMRAEGVAVLLAEQNLDLAFSVCDEIAVLDRGVIAHHSDTAAFRADPEAAHRLPGVSRPSGTSMIRMPSRCLISTCFPGGTTPSGGVYGTVSPVIMCSRPLSCRTCAQSHPGGRAKTSRSRTACSHGVADASPAALKCTT, from the coding sequence ATGAGCCCGTTGCTCGAAGTCCACGACCTGCGCTCCGGCTACGCGGGCAGCACAGTGCTGGACGGCGTCGACCTGTCCCTGACCGCCGGTTCGGCGCTGGGCCTGCTCGGCCGCAACGGCGCCGGGAAATCCACCCTGATCATGACCCTGATGGGCCTGGCGTCCACCACATCCGGCACCGTGACACTGGACGGCGCACCCCTGCCCACTCGTCCACATAGGATCACACGGACAGGTGTCGCCCTTGTCCCCCAAGGGCGCCGCATCTGGCCGCCGCTGACCGTCGGCGAACACCTCAAGCTCGCCACCCGGCACGCCCACGCGGGCATCTGGACCAGGAAAGCCGTGCTCGGCCTGCTCCCCCGGCTCGCCGAACGCCTCCGGCAGCCCGCCGGGTCGCTGTCCGGCGGCGAACAGCAGATGCTGGCGATCGCACGGGCGCTGCAGACCAACCCGAGGCTGGTGCTGCTCGACGAGCCGTCCGACGGCCTCGCCCCCGCGGTCATCGAGTCCATTGTGGATGCCATCGGCCGGATGCGCGCGGAAGGCGTTGCCGTGCTACTCGCCGAGCAGAACCTGGACCTGGCTTTCTCAGTGTGTGACGAGATCGCGGTACTGGACCGTGGCGTCATCGCGCACCACAGCGACACGGCGGCGTTCCGGGCGGACCCGGAGGCCGCTCACCGGTTGCCGGGCGTCTCGCGACCTTCGGGAACGTCGATGATCCGCATGCCTTCACGATGCCTCATCTCCACCTGCTTCCCAGGCGGGACAACGCCTTCCGGCGGAGTGTACGGAACGGTCTCGCCGGTGATCATGTGCAGCAGGCCGCTGTCGTGCCGCACCTGCGCCCAGTCCCACCCCGGCGGGAGGGCGAAGACGAGCCGATCCCGGACCGCCTGTTCCCACGGGGTGGCCGACGCGTCACCCGCGGCTTTGAAGTGCACCACGTAG
- a CDS encoding ABC transporter permease subunit encodes MGAWLDASLVGVVNGFAIGFLLFIVAVGLSLVFGMMDVLNLAHGAIFLLGAYAGAALAGGAPTWAASSAPSGWPRCSGSQAVGCCRR; translated from the coding sequence ATGGGTGCGTGGCTGGACGCCAGCCTCGTCGGCGTCGTCAACGGGTTCGCCATCGGGTTCCTGTTGTTCATCGTCGCGGTGGGGCTGTCGCTGGTCTTCGGCATGATGGACGTGCTGAACCTGGCGCACGGCGCGATCTTCCTGCTCGGCGCGTACGCCGGTGCCGCGCTGGCGGGCGGTGCGCCGACCTGGGCGGCTTCCTCGGCGCCCTCGGGCTGGCCGCGTTGCTCGGGCTCGCAGGCGGTGGGCTGCTGTCGGCGATGA
- a CDS encoding ABC transporter substrate-binding protein, giving the protein MLGLLGAAGTVTVLPGCGSSLSEGPSGGSGGGSVKVGLVVPQSGTYAALGTDLRRGWDLWLKRNNGTLGGFTVTTVMADEGENPQTGVAAVQKVLQSDGVDVVVGIVNSATALGCAPLVAETKKLLLVANAGAAAVTDPAMLSPYVWRTSFQNAQVAAVLGTYLGTQRTQDPVYVIAPDYAAGTEVVNGFTKAIRAAGGTVAGSAKPPFATTTDYQSFLSGIRSSGAKATFCFFSGAEAIAFVKQYQQFGLAGTIPLYGSGFLTEGKVLEAQGDAALNVQTSLHYSDQLDNAANKAFVDAYTAEYSEPPSVFSLQAWDSANVLGRALKAANAVSGDALGKALGGIGSIDDSPRGPWVFDNQTPKQKMYLRTVRRKEGKLVNAITADLGTTSQFS; this is encoded by the coding sequence ATGCTCGGCCTGCTCGGCGCGGCGGGCACCGTGACCGTGCTGCCGGGGTGCGGCAGCAGTCTGTCCGAAGGGCCCAGTGGCGGTTCCGGCGGCGGGTCGGTCAAAGTCGGCCTCGTCGTCCCGCAGTCCGGTACCTATGCCGCGCTGGGCACGGACCTCAGGCGCGGCTGGGATCTCTGGCTGAAGCGCAACAACGGCACACTGGGCGGCTTCACGGTCACCACGGTCATGGCCGACGAAGGCGAGAATCCGCAGACAGGTGTTGCGGCGGTCCAGAAGGTGCTGCAGTCCGACGGAGTCGACGTCGTCGTGGGAATCGTGAACTCCGCGACGGCGCTGGGCTGCGCGCCTCTGGTCGCCGAGACCAAGAAATTGCTGCTGGTCGCGAACGCGGGCGCGGCGGCGGTGACCGACCCGGCCATGCTCAGCCCGTACGTGTGGCGCACGTCGTTCCAGAACGCACAGGTCGCCGCGGTACTCGGCACGTACCTCGGAACGCAACGCACACAGGATCCGGTCTACGTGATCGCGCCGGACTACGCGGCAGGCACCGAGGTGGTCAACGGTTTCACCAAGGCGATCCGGGCCGCGGGTGGCACGGTCGCGGGCAGTGCGAAGCCACCGTTCGCCACCACCACCGACTACCAGTCGTTCCTGTCCGGGATCCGCTCGTCCGGCGCCAAGGCGACGTTCTGCTTCTTCTCCGGCGCCGAGGCGATCGCGTTCGTCAAGCAGTACCAGCAGTTCGGTCTCGCCGGGACGATCCCGCTCTACGGCTCCGGGTTCCTGACCGAGGGCAAAGTCCTCGAAGCGCAGGGCGACGCGGCCTTGAACGTGCAGACCTCGTTGCACTACAGCGATCAGCTGGACAACGCGGCCAACAAGGCCTTCGTCGACGCGTACACCGCCGAGTACAGCGAACCGCCGAGCGTTTTCTCCTTGCAGGCTTGGGATTCCGCCAACGTGTTGGGCCGGGCGTTGAAGGCGGCCAACGCTGTCAGCGGTGACGCGCTCGGCAAGGCGCTCGGCGGCATCGGGTCCATCGACGACAGTCCACGTGGGCCGTGGGTGTTCGACAACCAGACACCCAAGCAGAAGATGTACCTGCGGACCGTGCGCCGCAAGGAAGGCAAGCTGGTCAACGCGATCACCGCCGATCTCGGCACGACCAGTCAGTTCAGCTGA
- a CDS encoding nucleoside deaminase, whose product MSESEWLRRCIDLAAENVADGGGPFGALVVKDGQIVSTGVNLVTPTLDPTAHAEVVAIRRACQELNTFKLDGCVLVSSCEPCPMCLSSSLWARVDRIVYAADRHDAAKAGFDDLAFYELFERPRDSWQLPVRQVSEVDGFKPFTAWLERPDRVEY is encoded by the coding sequence ATGTCGGAATCAGAGTGGCTGCGCCGGTGCATCGACCTGGCGGCGGAGAACGTCGCCGACGGCGGCGGGCCGTTCGGCGCGCTCGTGGTGAAGGACGGCCAGATCGTCAGCACAGGCGTCAACCTGGTCACCCCCACGCTGGACCCGACCGCGCACGCCGAGGTCGTCGCGATCCGCCGCGCGTGCCAGGAGCTGAACACGTTCAAGCTGGACGGCTGCGTGCTGGTGTCCTCGTGCGAGCCGTGCCCGATGTGCCTGAGCTCCTCGCTGTGGGCACGGGTCGACCGGATCGTCTACGCGGCCGACCGGCACGACGCGGCCAAGGCCGGGTTCGACGACCTCGCCTTCTACGAACTCTTCGAACGCCCCCGGGACTCCTGGCAGCTACCCGTGCGCCAGGTGTCCGAAGTGGACGGATTCAAGCCGTTCACGGCATGGCTGGAGCGCCCCGACCGGGTCGAGTACTGA
- a CDS encoding ABC transporter ATP-binding protein, translating to MKAVDDVSLSVAQGTRHALIGPNGAGKSTLFKLITGLLRSDSGRVCLAGQDVTTASEVRRCRLGISQTMQHASVFPTMSVAENVALAARRHTGRVSWIPRRETEVHARTDELLDQVTLTGRGGVQVDALSHGERKQLEVALALACRPTLLLLDEPAAGMSAAERARLVTLISGLPREVTVLFVEHDLDVVFELADTVTVLNLGRVLLSGDPVTGRASDEVRRAYLGGVR from the coding sequence TTGAAAGCCGTCGACGACGTGTCCCTGTCGGTCGCGCAGGGCACCCGGCACGCGCTGATCGGCCCGAACGGCGCGGGCAAAAGCACTCTGTTCAAGCTGATCACGGGCCTGCTGCGCAGCGACAGCGGCCGGGTCTGCTTGGCGGGCCAGGATGTGACGACGGCGTCCGAGGTCCGCCGCTGCCGTCTCGGCATCAGCCAGACGATGCAACACGCCAGCGTGTTCCCGACCATGTCGGTGGCGGAGAACGTCGCACTCGCGGCACGCCGCCACACCGGCCGGGTCTCATGGATCCCACGCAGGGAAACCGAAGTTCACGCGCGTACCGATGAGCTGCTCGACCAGGTGACCCTCACCGGCCGTGGCGGCGTGCAGGTCGACGCGCTGTCCCACGGCGAACGCAAGCAACTCGAAGTCGCCCTCGCTCTGGCCTGCCGTCCCACGTTGCTGCTGCTCGACGAACCGGCGGCCGGGATGTCCGCGGCGGAACGGGCCAGGCTCGTCACGCTGATCTCGGGTTTGCCGAGGGAGGTCACGGTGTTGTTCGTCGAACACGACCTCGACGTGGTGTTCGAACTCGCCGACACGGTCACAGTCCTGAACCTGGGCCGGGTCTTGTTGTCCGGTGACCCGGTGACTGGCCGGGCCAGCGACGAGGTGCGCCGGGCGTATCTGGGTGGCGTCCGATGA
- a CDS encoding branched-chain amino acid ABC transporter permease, protein MTRTAEAPTAVGPAASRRRRWLTPGLVAVVLVVLASAQMFLAPFATGTLSRILVFGLLAVSLDLLVGIAGLPSLGHAAYFGIGAYAAGWVSINVTSAIPVPLLVGAVAGALGAAVTGWITVRAHGVFFLMLTLAIGELLHQLAHTWDPVTGGANGMAGVPPARAAGQPLLLSGYVYWYVLAAFVLGFAIVWVVSRSPFGLALRGIRDNEPRMRALGYPTRIYKYAVFVFAGSIAGMAAALLAAQQRFVTPADVGFATAALVLLAVIIGGAGTLWGPVLGAALVILVRDAIDPGLDGHGTLVLGLVFIAVVYGLPRGFGGLVRRRTR, encoded by the coding sequence ATGACCCGGACAGCGGAGGCACCCACGGCGGTCGGACCGGCTGCGTCCCGGCGACGACGGTGGTTGACGCCGGGCCTGGTCGCCGTGGTCCTGGTCGTGCTGGCGTCGGCGCAGATGTTCCTCGCGCCGTTCGCGACGGGCACGCTCAGCCGGATCCTGGTGTTCGGGTTGCTGGCGGTGAGCCTGGATCTGCTGGTCGGGATCGCCGGGCTGCCGTCGCTGGGGCACGCCGCGTACTTCGGGATCGGCGCGTACGCCGCGGGGTGGGTGTCGATCAACGTCACGAGCGCGATCCCCGTGCCGTTGCTGGTCGGTGCCGTCGCCGGGGCACTCGGCGCGGCCGTCACCGGCTGGATCACGGTCCGCGCGCACGGCGTGTTCTTCCTGATGCTCACGCTCGCGATCGGCGAGTTGCTGCACCAGCTCGCCCATACCTGGGATCCGGTGACCGGTGGCGCCAACGGCATGGCGGGCGTCCCGCCCGCCCGTGCCGCCGGCCAGCCGCTGTTGCTGTCCGGGTACGTCTACTGGTACGTCCTGGCGGCCTTCGTCCTGGGGTTCGCGATCGTGTGGGTTGTCAGCCGTTCACCATTCGGCCTTGCGCTGCGGGGCATCCGGGACAACGAGCCACGCATGCGGGCGCTCGGGTACCCGACACGGATCTACAAGTACGCGGTGTTCGTGTTCGCCGGGTCGATCGCCGGGATGGCCGCCGCTTTGCTTGCCGCACAACAACGATTCGTCACACCGGCCGATGTCGGGTTCGCCACGGCCGCGCTGGTGCTGCTCGCGGTGATCATCGGCGGAGCGGGGACGCTGTGGGGCCCGGTGCTCGGCGCCGCGCTCGTGATCCTCGTCAGGGACGCGATCGACCCCGGCCTGGACGGCCACGGCACGCTGGTGCTGGGCCTGGTGTTCATCGCGGTGGTGTACGGCCTGCCGCGTGGTTTCGGCGGGCTGGTCCGGAGGCGAACCCGATGA
- a CDS encoding branched-chain amino acid ABC transporter permease — MTEPLRKRSHLDQALLTLGVTLVMAETLVMIHGDDPLAVGAPPGLDGSVPVLGAAYPTYRLVLIGIGAVLAVVVYLVVERTALGALVRATVADRDMVAALGVDNRLIRVGVFAVGSMLAAVAGVLGGPVHGARPGLDSTVLILALVVVVIGGLGSVRGALLGALVIGQIDSLGRTLLPDGASFIVLGALALVLVLRPQGLFGGTAGVRS; from the coding sequence ATGACGGAGCCGTTGCGCAAGCGTTCGCACCTGGACCAAGCGCTGTTGACGCTCGGCGTCACGCTGGTGATGGCCGAGACGCTGGTGATGATCCACGGTGACGACCCGCTGGCGGTCGGCGCACCGCCAGGCCTGGACGGGTCGGTGCCGGTCCTCGGCGCGGCGTACCCCACGTATCGCCTGGTGTTGATCGGGATCGGCGCTGTGCTGGCTGTCGTCGTGTATCTGGTGGTGGAGCGAACCGCGTTGGGCGCGTTGGTCCGTGCCACGGTCGCCGACCGTGACATGGTCGCCGCTCTGGGAGTGGACAACCGGCTGATCCGTGTCGGCGTGTTCGCGGTCGGTTCGATGTTGGCCGCGGTCGCGGGCGTGCTGGGCGGCCCGGTCCACGGTGCCCGGCCCGGCCTGGACTCGACCGTGCTGATCCTCGCGCTTGTCGTCGTGGTGATCGGCGGTCTCGGCTCGGTTCGTGGGGCGTTGCTCGGCGCGTTGGTCATCGGGCAGATCGACTCGCTGGGGCGGACGCTGTTGCCCGACGGTGCCTCGTTCATCGTGCTCGGCGCGTTGGCGTTGGTCCTGGTCCTCAGGCCACAGGGGCTGTTCGGCGGTACAGCGGGGGTGCGGTCATGA
- a CDS encoding NCS2 family permease, whose protein sequence is MTRTDNDDRLARRLPPVLDRFFSITGRQTTVSREIRGGVTTFVAMAYIVLLNPLILGASADITGARLDPAQITTATALSAAVMTVLMGLVGNAPLAMAAGVGINGVVAFQMAPAMTWAQAFGLVVLEGVCIVLMAASGVRERIMNAIPMPLKTAITVGIGLYLALVGLVSAGFVTRVPDSANSPVPVRLGEGHLAGWPIVVFCFGLLLMVVLVARRVAGALLISIGITTVLAVVLHEGFGVGGWGRTDPALPDHVLGAPDLGLFGTVDLFGGFVSAGPIAATVFLFTLVLSGFFDAMGTITSVSQEAGLSKDGKVPGMGRILFVDGAGAIAGGVTGSSPNTVFLESAAGVGEGARTGLASVVTGGLFAITLLFTPLMTVVPAQAAAPALVVIGGMMMAQCRGIPWTDSDYTIPVFLTAAIIPFTYSITNGVGAGLISFVLIKTCTGRWREAGWLLTVLAVVFAVYFGINGIELLFG, encoded by the coding sequence ATGACCCGAACGGACAACGACGACCGTTTGGCCAGGCGGCTGCCGCCTGTCCTCGATCGGTTCTTCTCGATCACCGGGCGGCAGACCACCGTCTCCCGTGAGATCCGCGGCGGTGTCACCACCTTCGTCGCGATGGCCTACATCGTCCTGCTGAACCCGCTGATCCTCGGCGCGTCGGCGGACATCACCGGCGCCAGGCTCGATCCGGCGCAGATCACCACCGCCACAGCGCTTTCGGCAGCGGTGATGACCGTCCTGATGGGACTGGTCGGCAACGCGCCGCTCGCGATGGCCGCGGGCGTCGGCATCAACGGCGTCGTGGCGTTCCAGATGGCGCCGGCCATGACGTGGGCCCAGGCCTTCGGATTGGTCGTGCTGGAAGGCGTCTGCATCGTGCTGATGGCGGCGAGCGGCGTGCGTGAGCGGATCATGAACGCCATCCCGATGCCGCTCAAGACCGCGATCACCGTCGGCATCGGCCTGTACCTCGCCCTGGTCGGCCTGGTCAGCGCCGGGTTCGTGACCAGGGTTCCGGACTCGGCCAACTCGCCCGTGCCCGTCCGGCTCGGTGAGGGACACCTGGCCGGGTGGCCGATCGTGGTGTTCTGCTTCGGGCTGCTGCTGATGGTGGTCCTGGTGGCCCGCAGGGTCGCCGGTGCGCTGCTGATCAGCATCGGCATCACCACTGTGCTCGCGGTGGTCCTGCACGAGGGCTTCGGGGTGGGCGGATGGGGGCGCACGGATCCAGCCCTGCCGGATCACGTGCTCGGCGCACCCGACTTGGGCCTGTTCGGCACCGTCGACCTGTTCGGCGGGTTCGTCTCGGCCGGGCCGATCGCCGCGACGGTCTTCCTGTTCACGTTGGTGCTGTCGGGTTTCTTCGACGCGATGGGCACGATCACGAGCGTCTCGCAGGAAGCCGGGCTGTCCAAGGACGGCAAGGTGCCGGGGATGGGCCGGATCCTGTTCGTGGACGGCGCGGGCGCGATCGCCGGTGGCGTGACCGGTTCGTCGCCCAACACCGTGTTCCTCGAGTCGGCCGCGGGTGTCGGCGAAGGGGCCAGGACCGGCCTGGCCAGCGTGGTCACCGGCGGCCTGTTCGCGATCACGTTGCTGTTCACGCCTTTGATGACGGTCGTGCCCGCACAGGCCGCGGCTCCGGCACTGGTCGTGATCGGCGGCATGATGATGGCCCAGTGCCGCGGGATCCCGTGGACCGACAGCGACTACACCATCCCGGTGTTCCTCACCGCGGCGATCATCCCGTTCACGTACTCGATCACCAACGGCGTCGGCGCGGGCCTGATCTCGTTCGTGCTGATCAAGACTTGCACCGGCCGGTGGCGCGAAGCCGGGTGGCTGCTGACCGTCCTGGCCGTGGTCTTCGCCGTCTACTTCGGCATCAACGGCATCGAACTGCTCTTCGGTTAG